In Mycteria americana isolate JAX WOST 10 ecotype Jacksonville Zoo and Gardens chromosome 3, USCA_MyAme_1.0, whole genome shotgun sequence, a single genomic region encodes these proteins:
- the MYCN gene encoding N-myc proto-oncogene protein: protein MPGMVSKNPDLEFDSLQPCFYPDEDDFYLCGPDSAPPGEDIWKKFELLPTPPLSPSRAGLQEHPPGGAPVPWGGAALGGCRPADPLDWASELLLLPPEADLWGGSDGGDFFETGLGVTNNLNSIIIQDCMWSGFSAREKLERAVSEKLQGKAPAAAPPPPPGAAAAAGSPAAASGRAELGGAVPECVDPAVVFPFPVNKREATPGRAGPAAAGGGAPRGGRPPRPAGDSRASSSSGDDTLSDSDDEDEEEEDEEEEIDVVTVEKRRSSSNKAVTTLTITVRPKNTTFPTVRTQQNELILKRCAPIHQQHNYAAPSPYMESEDAPPQKKLKTEVPRPVKPTIQPKSKSSSPRNSDSEDSERRRNHNILERQRRNDLRSSFLTLRDHVPELVKNEKAAKVVILKKATEYVHSLQAEEQKLLLEKEKLQARQQQLLKKIEYKRTC from the exons ATGCCAGGAATGGTCAGTAAAAACCCAGACCTCGAGTTCGACTCTTTGCAGCCCTGTTTCTACCCAGACGAAGATGATTTTTATTTGTGCGGGCCGGACTCCGCTCCCCCCGGGGAGGACATCTGGAAAAAGTTTGAGCTGCTGCCCACCCCTCCCCTGTCTCCCAGCCGGGCCGGGCTCCAGGAGcaccccccggggggggccccggtGCCGTGGGGAGGGGCGGCCCTGGGGGGCTGCCGCCCCGCCGACCCGCTGGACTGGGCGTccgagctgctcctgctgccccccgAGGCCGACCTGTGGGGCGGCTCGGACGGAGGGGACTTCTTCGAGACGGGCCTCGGCGTGACCAACAACCTCAACTCCATCATCATCCAGGACTGCATGTGGAGCGGCTTCTCCGCCCGCGAGAAGCTGGAGCGGGCGGTCAGCGAGAAGCTGCAGGGCaaggcgcccgccgccgccccgccgccgcccccgggggccgccgccgccgcgggtagccccgccgccgccagcggccGCGCGGAGCTGGGCGGCGCCGTGCCCGAGTGCGTGGACCCGGCCGTGGTCTTCCCCTTCCCCGTCAACAAGCGGGAGGCgacgccgggccgcgccgggccggcggcggcgggcggcggggctccgcggggcggccgcccgccgcgccccgccggggaCAGCCgggccagcagcagctccggGGACGACACCCTCAGCGACTCGG atgatgaagatgaggaggaagaggatgaagaagaagaaatagatgTTGTGACAGTGGAGAAAAGACGCTCCTCCTCCAACAAGGCTGTTACCACCCTTACTATTACAGTGCGTCCTAAAAATACCACTTTTCCAACAGTCAGGACACAGCAGAACGAACTGATTTTAAAGCGTTGCGCACCAATTCACCAGCAGCATAATTATGCCGCTCCTTCTCCATACATGGAGAGTGAAGATGCTCCGCCgcagaaaaagttaaaaaccgAGGTGCCCCGTCCAGTAAAACCCACGATCCAACCAAAGTCTAAGAGCTCAAGTCCTCGAAACTCTGATTCAGAGGATAGTGAACGTCGACGCAACCATAATATCCTGGAGCGTCAACGGCGTAATGATCTACGGTCAAGTTTCCTCACATTAAGGGACCATGTTCCAGAACTGgttaaaaatgagaaagctgcAAAAGTTGTGATCTTGAAAAAAGCCACTGAATATGTTCATTCCCTTCAGGCAGAGGAGCAGAAGTTActgctagaaaaggaaaaattgcaaGCCAGACAACAACAATTGCTAAAGAAAATAGAATACAAGCGGACTTGCTAA